aaggaagaagttaaatttgtttttttatattccttttttgttaccaagatttatttcatgaattgagatttcagcaagttttatttggtcattcaGGTTCTCTAGGACCTATATTTTCTAAGGTTCACCCTGTTGTggcataatttttttatgaataattctATTGTGCATAATCGATTTAGTCATAATAGGCTTTGTGCATAAACTGCTATGGCATAGTCAAGTTTAGCATAATCTGTTTAggtagtcagggaccaaacgacctcttttacaaaaagtcgtcgacatctcttctaaatacctaaaacaggtatggatgtgttcctcgttctctccagattacgaattgacctgttttagtttaaggagggggggacgggttgagaaaaaggggggagaaagatggcggccgaccatcatagatatttattcacatctcgagtcctatggcatcaatctgttcgtgcaaggtgtcgtttgaaagcttattaaatctactttaattgtttttaaataactatactcataaaagtaaccgtttaagaaatatttgaaaatatgtgttttttatcgcgcatgaattgcacaagtactagaacaaaagcgtctaactcaataaacaataactttaccgcaattgatgtcattataaaattttcgcgtctattcatgctctttctaaaaatataagtttcattggtatatgataatatataaccatgtaattacgaatttggcttagcaggagtcactctgcccggtcgcagaaatgggcgctgaccgtagtaaagtattcaatatttttgaggtcctattttacggatccatatgcgagaggtatcgtttcaaagctaattaaacctactatatttttttataaataactataatcataaaggtagctgtttagaagatatttgaaaatatttgttttatagaccatgagtcgcacaagtacctactggtaaaaaatgcttcttaatcaataaacaacaacttttccggaattgatgttagtataagatttacgcggaatttcgtgcgctttctaataacatacgttttattggtgtatgatattatataaccaagtaattacaaatatggttaagtaggggccacagcgcccggccacgtatggatgctgaccgtcgccaaattttctatatttttcagatcctattttatttaacaggaatcttttgaaagcatattatgcgtactatcattagttctcaataattttagttgtaactgtagtagctaacaaaatatttgaaaatatgcattggaaccgatgtgagtaaaacatgcttctagctcaatgaattatattttttccgcaattgatataataacaaaataaacggcgaaatgtatgaccttttcaaataacaagttttgtcagtattgcataaacaattaatgttaatttatccatcatactcactgcgcaccgtcatataggtacatggatgaccattttcgttgccgttttcataatttttaagattgtatcttggtgcatgaccaataaacaataactttaccgcaaataatgttatgataagatttacaggacatttcatatgctttctaaaaatataagttttattgatgtatgatgtttacaaccaagtaattacgaatttggtttagcaggtgtcactgcacccccgtgacgtaaataggtgctaaccgtcgcctaattttatgtatttctcagatcctattttagcgatcaatttgtgagaggtatcatttgaaagcatattatgcgtactatcgttactttttaataattttagtcgtaattgtaaaagtttacaaaatatttgacaatatgtgtattttcaCTGtagtatatgaatagcattcgcactgatacgagtgaaacatgcttctagctcaataaattatatttttccgcaattgctataataacgaaatgaaccgcaaaatgtatggcttttacaaaaaatgagttttgttagttttgcttaaacaattaatgttaatttgtccaccatacccactgcgcacggtcaatcgtcatataaacggatgcccaccgccgttgccttaattttttcatcattttacagattttattttactgatcaattaagtatataagtaaattcgatacgtgatagattatatttattatgaatatacgattagtgaaataaaatatgaaaaatcataaaaaaaaggcaacaacggtggacatccatttatatgatggtgcgcagtaggtgagctgaacaaattcaaattaattgtttatgcaatacaaactaaacttattttttgtgtaagtcatacattttccgtttattttgttattatttcaattgcggaaaactataatttattgagcaagaagcgtgtcttatcaatgctaatgctattcatgcacagtaaattacacatattactaatcaaatattttgtaaacttctacagtttcgacttgaaatattagaaataaagatagtacgcataatatgctttcaaatgatacctctaaCAAATTTATcactaaaataggatctgagtaacgtagaaaatttggcgacggtcagtcagcacccaatatcgtgacagggcgcagtgacccctgctaaaccaaattcgtaattacttggtcatatattatcatacaccaataaaacttatatttttagaaagcgcatgaaatttcgcgtaaattttataataacattaattgcggtaaagttatggtttattaagttagaagcattttttatcggtatatgtgcaactcgtgctcgaaaaaaaaactcatgttttcaaatattttataaacagctacctttataactatagttattcaaaaataattatagtaggtttaatttgctttcaaatgatacctcttacatatggatccgtaaaataagaacttaaaaatattgaatactttactacggtcagcgctcatttttatgcgaccggcggagtgaccactacgaaacaaaattcgtaatttaatggttatattatcacttaccaataaaacttatatttttggaaatctcatgaatagtcgcgtaaattttataataacatcaattccggTAACGTtcttgtttattgacttagaagcattttttaccagtacttgtgcgattcatgctcgataaaaaacacatattttctaatattatgtaaacagctacctttaatactatagttatgtgtaaacaattatagtaggtttaattatctttcatacgatacctctcacatatggatccgtaaaataagacctcaaaaatattgaatactttactacggtcagcgcccgtttatgcgacctggaggataacccctgccaaacaaaattcttaattacatggttatatattatcatataccaatgaaacttatatttttagaaagagcatgaatagacgcgaaaattttataataacatcaattgcggtaaagttattgtttattgagttagacgcattttttactagtacttgtgcaattcatgtgcgataaaaaaacacatattttcaaatatttcctaaacggttacttttatgagcatagttgtttgaaaacaattaaagtagatttaataagctttcaaatgacacctcgcacgaacagattggtgccataggactcgagatgtgaataaatatctatgatggtcggtcgccatctttccccccctttttctcgacccgtccccccctccttaaactaaaacaggtcaattcgtaatctggagagaacgaggaacatatccatacctgttttaggtatttagaagagatgtcgacgaaaatcgtgaaggagacgacttgtggccaaattggctctagactatggaaaatgtaaaaaaaataccgccccctccccccccccttgTCTCCGAAGTTTGCcgacgaaaaattatgaaaactttACGAAacattttggaaactttttttttaattaacaaaaaacttttcagattttaaatttcaatttaggcgtcatccatatattacgtcacagtgtaaggggggggggggggtcatactaaatgtgacaatccctgttaaagggatacaaaaaagcgtgacataggggggggaggggtccaaaaacctgaaatttggtgtgacgtaatatgtggatgatcccttaccCACCCTTACCTGTATATCGTTCTTGAAAATTTTACGTAAAATatcttctttaaaataaaataaaaactgccgaaatcggttaacattataaagaattacccctgaaaaaccaacatactatacaggatgcgcaaattagttagcgaattcaccgagagatggcgttgTACACATTAATACTCATCATTAGTACATACTGTATACAGTCTTTAGTTATCTGAGAAACTTGAgattttaactattgaaagtttgtacggatccctcggtgggcgagactgactcgcacttggccggttttttttactatAATGCAAAAAAATGTGGATTATTTTAGGACTTTTTTTATGCTGAATTTTTGTTGACCTAAACTTCAAAGTCCCAAAAAAGGGAGCTATAGCCGATCAACCCAGTTTGTTACAACTTACAAGAAAAGAAAGCAAACTCTCTATGGGACGATTAACATTAGGTTTattcgttgtctgagtacccacaacacaagccttcttgagcttaccgtgggcctcagtcaatctgtgtaagaatgtcctataatatttattttctttgtatgtctttcccatcacggaacaatggtattccggacctttggaaggcgtgcgcggggccgaagccaacgcgtagaggccctttcgacactttaatgaaatgtaaggggtacaccgagcgaatgttgcccttgcccgtatcatgggacacacacagaggcaacacccgccagggtgtaaggactatttgagagttaatggaatctaaaatgaactggtctattttgatgaaagtgatggactaaatactaggctatggataaaaaaccggacgcctgcctaataaaacggtatccaattttatttctggcagacggtgactcgtccccacaagatgggcccccacaaaaagcgacatccaagatggctcaagggcaacaccggtgtgagaactcaagggtgtcgagaggtgtacaccgctttctgcccagtggctgttaagccactgtaccaactcgcgtcttatgcaaattttcacttccacccctggggcatgtatagccctaacgactccactctggacggccagccaaggcaagccagaggtagagagtactgtcccacccacccgccttacgggtaacagaactccccaggagcactcgggtacgtggggtcgctgttccccaacagctcgccacaagctgccctgcgttgactgattgcactggtaaaaccaatgggcgatggggtcgtcacatccctacgcctatatttattattattatttattattcgcgcctgcatttttttcatttaggtacCGCTTTTTACTAGGAACGCAAATGGTTATTTAGACAGACTTATGTTGGACAGCAGTATCATTCTAAAAGATTACATTTtaataacaacaacaacaaccttACCTAAGCTAACTTACCTTGTCAAATAATATTATCTTCCCAGCTTTATCAAAAGATTCAGAAGTGTGTGAAAAATAATATCACGTACCCGACTGTTTTCTACAATTCTTTAGCATCGTGTAGCCGCATCTTAAGGCGGAGGGAGTTCTACGGCCGGGAATGCCGTAATTAATGCCTCCACGCGACTGCTATGCGCACATTTCGCCGATACAAAAAATACCCCAGTCCTATAAACGGGAGAGGAAATTGCCATTTCTTTATCCGTATTATATATCCGGAAGCCATCGTATTTGCCACGGGCCGCGGCCGGCTCAATCTATTCCATGAAAGGTGTTTCGTAAGTAGGTTTTTACCTGTAACAAGAAAAATTGTTTTCCATTTACTTTAAATAGGTACATGTAAAACTAAGCATGTAAAGTAGGTATACTTACCTAATTTATGTAACACAACACATAGTTTAAGATAACGGTAGGTAGTAAAACTTCAATAAATGCACATATACATAAAACACTTCAAACAAACCATTGAATGTTTagctttttaattaataatcacCCATTCACCCTACGTATCAAACGTTCTTTAATATGGAGATTAGAGAATAGAATTTCTACAttccatagtttttttttctcttgtttttcaaacattttttattttataattttcggCCTATGCCTGCCAGTGCCATTTTTCGACTAACGTTCATAAATTCATTCACAATTTACAAgttgtttattataattaaattagtttttgaacttaataaattacattatgaaTGAACCAAACGTAAACATGGAATTCAAGTGAACATGATTGAGTGATTAAAGTAGGTAGTTCTTTAAAACCTTGGTAAAGTTTCTTTACTACAAAATTTATaaagcaaataaaaataattaaacccCTGTTTACTTTGGGTTTCGGTGTATTGTACTGAAACCAAATTTCATTCGTCGTGCACGAAAGCAAATAACTCGAATCCAAATTAATTAATCACGTCTCCTGTATCGGGGCTACACCTACTGGGCTACAACAGGCATCGGGAAAGCGCTTGTGTGCTTTGATCAGACAATTTGTGGAATTTTCCCAATTGAATTCGAACTATAAAGCGCTTTCGTGTGCGTATCGCAGCGCGAAGCCACGAACGCAAATCTGGCGTTGATTCGCAGATTGCTTACGGCAATGTTCAAAGTGCTAACATGAGACCCCACCGCACCGCGACCTTGTTATTTGTTTTCGCTCTCAATTACGTGAAAAAATTCCAAGGTGCGGTGCGGTCGTATGTTAGCTACTTTCATACACTTTGCCAATGGTAAAAGTGACACTTGGTTAACACACGaccacagaattacagttaaaccagaatgagtagttaggtcaaaaagtgtgtccacatgagaggtcattgtttgggctggtgtccctctcgcacttactgacaatgtcaacattattcagtgacgtcatcactgtcatacattggggataccagtcaattttcaaagttactaccaaatctactaatacccatttgaacatattttttaattatacaaatctttgatttattggcatcaaaataattacattataattattttccaattctttgaaatatatcgaaaccctagtttgaatataacactaaaataatataagaagttataaagtcaggtaatatacagataaaaatactactactatggtaacctcattaacactggccacacgtgcgagagggacaccagcccaaacaatgccctctcatgtggaccgttttcgctagtctgatacgatcacctttctgtctcagtgataaggttcaatttagtatggcaaaaaatgtgattccacaatctagtttaatactTCTAAATCTATGCACACGACCGGCTCCGCACCACGGTCGTCCACATACTATCCCTGGCAACACTGACATTGTCGTTTGGCTTAAAAGCCTCGTAGCCAGCCAGgccgtaaaaaaaaatactgacatTTGGTGTTGAGGTTATgttattcaattcaataatttctttaatttttattaaaaacgaaTATGATCTATGAATTCTGATTTAACGCGCCTATAAACTTATTCGTCGTTGAAACTTAAAATGACTTCTATATTGTTAAATGCATTTAAAAACCTACATATTACAATTAAGCCTCAAATAAGAACGTTTGCTACAGCAAATGCTTCCATTATAACATCTAAGGATAATTCATTGACGGTGagcaaaaaagagtggaaggttTCCCCTCAGTACACTAAACCTCGTGAAGTATGGATTGAAAACTTGGATACAATCGAGGAACAGAAATTGGGATTGTTCGAATTACACCCGTCGGTATATGCAACCATGCCTAGAATAGATATAATTCAACGTAATGTAGTGTGGCAGAGGAAGTACCGGTGGGTGTCGTGGGCCCATACGAAGACTAGAGCAGAGGTGCGTGGTGGAGGGAGAAAACCGTGGCCTCAGAAAGGTCTAGGCAGAGCCAGACACGGTTCAATTCGCTCACCTCTGTGGCGTGGAGGTGGTGTAGTCCATGGTCCCCGCTCAGGCACAACCCACTTCTATATGTTGCCTTTCCATCTCAGACTACATGGTCTGACATCTACACTATCTGCTAAATTTGCTCAAGATGACTTACACATAGTCAAAGATCTGGAACTGCCCACAGATGAACCAGAATATTTTGCAGAGCTTATTCAGCAAAGAAATTGGGGACCATCTGTCCTCATTGTTGATGAGTAAGTTcatctttaatatttattttaataaatattatcacAATATAAAGAGTATGAACTTGGGTGTATGAACGGTTGcattcttataaataaataatatctgtttctTTTTTTCCAGTACTGATTATGTATCAAGAAATATAACAGTGGCCACCGATGTCATGCCACATGTCAATATTATGCCAGTTTATGGGTTGAATGTGTACTCCATGTTGAAACATGACACATTAATTCTGACTATGTCTGCGGCGGAAAGAATTGAAGATCGGATTCTCACTCACTTGCATGGCATTACCACGGAGAGGCAGTCCCAGTATAAATTAGATCAGGTTTAAATACTATAGGTAAAATGTTagtatagaaataaaaatatacaaatatatggtattttttatttaattcataCAATTTTACTAGCCTCTcttaaaatacattatttttattatctgaTATTGTTTACCTTTACATGCCTTTAGCTTTACCTGCCAGTTAATGAGAATATTGACAGAAACCCGTCTATGCGCATTTTAAATGTAAGCAGAATTTTTATACATTTAgtcacatttttatattaaaataaggcACTTTTATCATAACAATATACTTAAATTTTCTCAATGAATGTATCATCAATCACTAACTCCTTAGTTAgctatttacatacatatttattaaatacttaaccTGAactcaataggctagtttcccatacttaaaataaaatattgtatgcagtgcacgaaataaagcaccacataattagaagaaaaatatggacagtagttatatttctaaacaaaatttatatttaataagttcaaagtttttgaaaaaatatataaagtaaatgaattgaccgtgacgtcacacctcagtatttcaaataaggcattccatattagaaaacttaaattttgacagttcttaaaaagaagttaGCTATTTTACTATTAGGAAACTAACCTATTGTTAAGAAAATAACTGGATGTCATTCCCAATTTCATTTATCCATAACTCTAAACTGTTATCCTCAGATAAATTAGTGTCAAAGATATTTGTCATTTATCCAATGCTTTAGGATTTTCCGGGATCTAGAACAAGACaaataatatacaatattataatgtaataaataaacaatattgtataTTGTTACGCTGAAATAAATCACTATTGTTGGGTCAGTTATGTTCCAAAGCGTGAAATATTCACCAGTAATTTACGATAATTGTGAATAGTACATTTGGAAAGCTATATTGCAAAAGACATGCCATtcccaaaaaaaattgtctcaCCTTGCTTATTTTATTCTGTGTTTGGATGGCACTACCAGCCATTTTCTGTCTTACACTCCACCTCAAGTCGGACCAGTTATTTTCACCGGGAACATTGGGCTTGTATTTCTCCCAAAGTGACGTGTAATAATGATATAGGGAGACAGGATCACATTTCTTCTTAGCTGGTTGTTTTGCTACTCTAATTACTGAAATTAACAAATTTGATGTTATTAAAAGTTAGGTtgatatttgaaattttcatcttaGTTCTAATAACTTAGACCTGACCGGCAAGCTTGGTATCATGATTACATTGCATCATTTTGTGCATCATTTTAGCACTCAAGCAAGAAAGTGCAAAAAGGACACATTGCCCCAAAAAAGCTACATTATCCCGTTTGCAGCCTGATCAAAGTCTAAGTCCAGTTCAGATGCTTCAAAATATTATTTGGAAAAGATAGTAGCTATTCTCATCCTTATGGTAAGTAACAAAGTGGTACCTTTGACACATATTTTAGAAGTTATATTTTTTGAAGTTATCATAGCACATTATTTATTACACAACTCACTATTATTGTTTGAGGTGGTAGCATTGGTTTTCATTTGGCTAGTAGTAGATTCCTTCTTCTCAACTCTGACACAAGAGCAAGCCCTTCTTAATGGTTTCTCCTCTGGCATTGTTTGCCGAATGTTTGGAGCAGACTGTATATTACGTACGTGCAATGCCTTCCTTCTAACCTGGCAGTCTCTATTACATTTCAAGTCTGCGCTGTCTGCTGTTCGAGATCTAATCCTGGATGAAAATGTACTAGCACTGTGTAGCCTTTCTGGACCTTGTGTCGGAATGTTTTCATGATCAGAAAAATTTGCATATTTCTGCTGAAGATCATATTtgattagtttttttaaatctgtaGAAGTAACAAAGAATGAGTATTAGTcaatatcatataaataaaaaaacaaaaccaCTCATTTACTAGCAAAGATATAATAGCATCCACAATACCTGTGATAAAGTGTTTCAAAACTTCTCCGCTTATGTTTTGAATTCCTAGGTGATTAAGGTATTGCAGTACTTCCCTAGCGTCAAGTTCCGCCGTCAGCTTATGATATTCGTCGCCCATAACAGAAACGCTATTACTAGTTACTACGCTTTAATCAGTGCgttaattttacaaataactatCCTCTTAATTCACAAAACAATATGAGCTGCATTATTTAACTGCAACGGTTATAAACACGTAAcgcattcttttttttttttttttttgggaatgGCAGCCTCGAGGGCCTTTGCCAAAGTCAGTTGAGGCGTTTTTAGTTATTCGGGTATTAACAGGAATGCCAACAGCAAGTTATAAATAAGAAATACGGAATTATGAAGAACTATTATCTCCTGTTTTGTTATtaggatatatatatatatatatatatgtataattataatttaatgttattaTGACTGATAAAATGACATAAAATGGAAATGAACGGTGTAAAGACTAATCGAAGTAAAGATGTGATATTCGTCGGGCGAGGTATAAATGGAGGGAGCAAATCGTACAAAGAAGAGGTTAATTTGTTACATTCAAAAAATATGTGATCTAGATTACCCTCATCCAATCCACATTCACACACCGACGTATCCTTAATACGACGTTTACATAATAATACCGGGTAACACGCATGACCCAAACGTAACCTGCAAATAGTAGAAGTAACTTTCTATTAGCATTACGATATCGAAAAAACCAGGGTTTTACGGGGATTCTTTCTTGAATTTCGGGGTAATGTGATTTTATGGATTGGCTAGATCGAGACCACTCAACAAGCCATGCATCATTAAGACTATCTTTAGCTATCGAGAGTAAATCATGTGTATAAGACCTAAATGATGAAAGACATCCATTGATTATTGCATCCTTAGCGCTCCGATCGACCATTTCATTTCCTGGAATTCCAGCGTGACTAGGTATCCAAACTAATACAACCATGATACCTTTATGAAAAAGCGACAACAAGAGGCGTTTTATCTCTAAAATAACCGGGAATTTCATTTTAGATCTAAACTGATTGGCTAAAATAGCCTGCAAAGTGCTTTTAGAGTCAGTGAATATgacacatttatttaaattatgagaTTCTATATATTTAAGAGATTCCAAGATAGCTACTGCTTCACCTGTGAAGATAGACgagtaagtaggtaatttaaaatTCAGGATAACAT
This genomic window from Leguminivora glycinivorella isolate SPB_JAAS2020 chromosome 1, LegGlyc_1.1, whole genome shotgun sequence contains:
- the LOC125231034 gene encoding 39S ribosomal protein L4, mitochondrial, with product MTSILLNAFKNLHITIKPQIRTFATANASIITSKDNSLTVSKKEWKVSPQYTKPREVWIENLDTIEEQKLGLFELHPSVYATMPRIDIIQRNVVWQRKYRWVSWAHTKTRAEVRGGGRKPWPQKGLGRARHGSIRSPLWRGGGVVHGPRSGTTHFYMLPFHLRLHGLTSTLSAKFAQDDLHIVKDLELPTDEPEYFAELIQQRNWGPSVLIVDDTDYVSRNITVATDVMPHVNIMPVYGLNVYSMLKHDTLILTMSAAERIEDRILTHLHGITTERQSQYKLDQV
- the LOC125231044 gene encoding uncharacterized protein LOC125231044 — encoded protein: MGDEYHKLTAELDAREVLQYLNHLGIQNISGEVLKHFITDLKKLIKYDLQQKYANFSDHENIPTQGPERLHSASTFSSRIRSRTADSADLKCNRDCQVRRKALHVRNIQSAPNIRQTMPEEKPLRRACSCVRVEKKESTTSQMKTNATTSNNNIIRVAKQPAKKKCDPVSLYHYYTSLWEKYKPNVPGENNWSDLRWSVRQKMAGSAIQTQNKISKIPENPKALDK